Proteins from one Oscillatoria nigro-viridis PCC 7112 genomic window:
- a CDS encoding DUF5615 family PIN-like protein — MARLYADEQFPFPIVALLRNLGHDALTIQEAGNAGDDDPEVLAFAVNNDRAVMTQNRRHFIRLHAQQPNHAGIIVCTDDKNLERLATRINDAIAGEETLRGKLIRVNRPQ, encoded by the coding sequence ATGGCACGTCTCTATGCAGATGAACAGTTCCCGTTTCCTATTGTGGCATTGCTGCGAAATTTAGGTCACGATGCCCTGACTATTCAAGAGGCAGGAAATGCCGGAGATGATGACCCCGAAGTATTAGCCTTTGCTGTGAATAACGATCGGGCGGTTATGACGCAAAATCGGAGGCATTTCATTCGCTTGCACGCTCAACAACCAAATCATGCTGGTATTATCGTCTGTACAGACGATAAAAATCTAGAAAGGTTGGCGACACGCATCAATGATGCTATTGCTGGTGAAGAAACTTTGAGAGGTAAATTGATTCGTGTCAACCGTCCGCAGTAA
- a CDS encoding Uma2 family endonuclease produces the protein MRLVKCQADKSYELGADRERPDLAIECVVTSGGIDKLEAYKRLQIPEVWFWENSRLSLYALRQQGYEEIANSQLLPELDIGLLVRCVNMPSHVEAIKEFKRAIDGDL, from the coding sequence TTGCGACTGGTAAAGTGTCAAGCAGACAAGTCTTACGAATTGGGTGCTGATAGAGAACGTCCAGATTTAGCGATCGAATGTGTCGTCACTAGCGGCGGAATTGATAAGCTAGAGGCTTACAAACGGCTGCAAATCCCCGAAGTCTGGTTTTGGGAAAACAGCCGACTGTCTCTGTATGCTCTCAGACAGCAAGGATACGAAGAGATTGCAAATTCCCAATTGCTCCCAGAACTCGATATTGGTTTACTCGTCAGGTGTGTTAATATGCCGAGTCATGTTGAGGCAATTAAGGAATTCAAAAGGGCGATCGATGGGGATTTGTAG
- a CDS encoding MlaD family protein, with product MRSRTVREGSVGFLILVGIGLFGGLVLWLRGVQVGNRSYKFAVEFASAQGMQIGTPIRYRGVAVGKITALKPGSNGVDVTLEIAPGTLVIPRDVTIEANKSGLIGESSIDITPNSILPESLLTANPVSAECPPEIICQNSRLKGQAGVTIDELIKSTVRLANFYTDPALFNNIKSLAENTAKTAKGAAKLTQDLSTLTQTAQTEIKTLNQSVRGDLGSLNQSLKTEISSLNQSLKGEASSLNQSLKGEATSLSQSLKTEISGVAADVSKVAATADTSTKAVSASAINSANSVTQAANQITLTANQLNSLVTTNRASLVSTLNNINQSSQELRVAVSSLSPTINRINQGQLLNNLEVLSANAAQASGNLRDLSSQVNNPATLLLLQQTLDSARATFQNVQKITSDVDDLTGDPAFRNNIRRLFNGLGGLLGSTEQLRQQVKVTQTLAPLSEKVNASTPARNQSVDPGFPRLQKQQKLPVIPSQTARSAEPVAPENTP from the coding sequence ATGCGATCGCGAACTGTAAGAGAAGGTTCTGTCGGGTTCTTAATTTTAGTAGGAATCGGTTTATTTGGCGGCTTAGTGCTCTGGCTGCGGGGCGTGCAGGTAGGAAACCGCAGCTACAAATTCGCCGTAGAATTTGCCAGCGCCCAAGGAATGCAAATAGGTACGCCCATCAGGTATCGCGGGGTTGCCGTCGGTAAAATTACCGCCCTCAAACCGGGTTCCAACGGCGTAGACGTGACGCTGGAGATTGCCCCCGGTACTTTAGTGATTCCCAGGGATGTTACGATCGAAGCGAATAAATCGGGTTTAATTGGCGAATCGTCGATCGACATTACCCCCAACTCGATTTTGCCAGAATCATTACTTACCGCCAATCCCGTGAGTGCCGAATGTCCCCCGGAAATTATCTGCCAAAATTCGCGCTTAAAAGGTCAAGCTGGAGTCACTATCGACGAACTAATTAAATCCACAGTCCGCCTAGCTAATTTTTACACTGACCCCGCGCTGTTTAACAATATTAAATCCCTGGCAGAAAATACAGCAAAAACAGCTAAAGGTGCAGCTAAACTCACTCAAGATTTATCGACTTTAACTCAAACAGCCCAAACAGAAATAAAAACTTTAAATCAATCTGTCAGGGGAGACCTTGGCAGCTTAAATCAATCATTAAAAACGGAAATATCAAGTCTAAATCAATCATTAAAGGGGGAAGCAAGCAGTTTAAATCAATCATTAAAGGGAGAAGCGACCAGTTTAAGTCAATCGCTCAAGACGGAAATCTCAGGAGTTGCCGCTGATGTTTCTAAAGTAGCCGCTACGGCGGACACTTCCACAAAAGCCGTATCTGCATCTGCGATAAATTCTGCTAATTCAGTAACTCAAGCAGCCAATCAAATTACATTAACAGCCAACCAACTCAATTCTTTAGTAACAACCAACCGCGCCAGTTTAGTCTCAACTCTGAATAACATCAATCAAAGCAGTCAGGAATTGCGGGTAGCTGTCAGCAGTTTGAGTCCGACAATTAATCGAATCAACCAAGGACAATTGCTGAACAATTTAGAAGTTTTATCAGCAAATGCGGCCCAAGCTTCGGGTAATTTGCGAGATTTATCCAGCCAGGTAAACAATCCCGCCACTTTGCTATTATTGCAGCAAACTCTAGATTCTGCACGAGCTACATTTCAGAACGTGCAGAAAATTACTTCCGACGTGGATGATTTGACAGGAGATCCGGCTTTCCGCAACAATATTCGCAGGTTGTTCAACGGATTGGGAGGCTTGTTGGGTTCGACAGAACAACTGCGACAGCAAGTTAAAGTGACTCAAACATTAGCTCCCCTTTCAGAGAAAGTAAATGCGAGTACACCTGCCAGAAATCAATCAGTAGATCCGGGATTTCCTCGCTTGCAAAAACAGCAAAAATTGCCTGTTATACCTTCTCAAACTGCCAGGTCAGCAGAACCAGTTGCTCCAGAGAATACCCCTTAA
- a CDS encoding tetratricopeptide repeat protein, producing MGGAIVLRSNLGILEIGALRVPGKQRGQELAMESTQKKSSARPVHRSDRIKQIFALVSMVSFGGSAIFGIFSLFSSGLSSQHQQKPTPVAVSQESLLAAQERGYETVLQREPQNQTALEGLANVRLQMNNQVGAIEPLEKLVKLNPGRSDYKALLAQARQGMK from the coding sequence TTGGGAGGGGCGATCGTTTTGCGATCGAACTTGGGCATTCTAGAGATAGGTGCTTTGCGAGTGCCTGGAAAACAGCGAGGCCAAGAGTTAGCAATGGAAAGTACACAGAAAAAATCTAGTGCTCGTCCGGTTCATCGGAGCGATCGAATTAAGCAGATTTTTGCGTTAGTATCAATGGTTTCGTTTGGTGGTTCTGCGATTTTTGGTATTTTCAGTCTGTTCAGCAGCGGTTTGAGCAGCCAGCACCAGCAAAAGCCGACGCCTGTGGCTGTTTCTCAGGAATCTTTGCTGGCGGCGCAGGAACGGGGATATGAAACGGTTTTGCAGCGAGAACCGCAGAATCAGACGGCTCTGGAGGGGTTGGCAAATGTGCGGTTGCAGATGAATAATCAGGTGGGGGCGATCGAGCCTTTGGAGAAGTTGGTGAAGCTAAATCCCGGACGATCGGATTATAAGGCGCTGTTGGCGCAGGCGAGGCAAGGGATGAAATAA
- a CDS encoding gluconeogenesis factor YvcK family protein, whose translation MSISSLPKALRVLAKAKQVFALSRNPYPPSLRNGRVHQWFKWLAPGLLVKRWLLISASGVVLATLGLAIWTGMTPIFFLLQLLRNFLAWIAEIVPNYVSGPIVIAGGILLILWGQTRSLNSITQVLMPEGNEELVDRLLNHRRLHRGPKIVAIGGGTGLSNLLRGLKDYSAKITAIVTVADDGGSSGRLRREIGVLPPGDIRNCLAALADEEKLLTELFQYRFQAGDGLMGHSFGNLFLTAMSDIAGDLEQAIAASSKVLAVRGEVLPATLSDVSLWAELADGRRIEGESSITKANGKIIKIGCTPANPPALPKVAQALREADFMIIGPGSLYTSVIPNLLVPEIADAIANSEVPRIYVCNIMTQPGETDGYSVADHIRAIDRACGRPLFDAVVVQGKVPSAKALIRYSQENSYPVVLDREAVTQLGRRVVIANVMDEDENTGLIRHNSQRLAGMLLRWYGRAHNI comes from the coding sequence ATGTCAATTAGTTCACTTCCTAAAGCCCTCCGTGTCTTGGCTAAAGCCAAGCAGGTTTTTGCCCTATCCAGAAATCCTTACCCCCCTTCTTTGCGGAACGGGCGAGTTCACCAGTGGTTTAAGTGGTTAGCCCCCGGACTGTTAGTGAAACGGTGGTTGCTGATCAGTGCCAGCGGCGTGGTACTTGCCACTTTGGGTTTAGCAATTTGGACTGGGATGACTCCCATTTTCTTCTTATTGCAGTTGTTGAGAAATTTTTTGGCGTGGATTGCGGAAATTGTTCCCAATTACGTGTCGGGGCCGATCGTGATTGCTGGCGGGATTTTGTTAATTCTGTGGGGGCAAACTCGCAGTTTGAACTCTATTACTCAAGTGCTGATGCCCGAAGGGAATGAGGAATTGGTCGATCGACTCCTCAACCACCGCCGCTTGCACCGCGGCCCGAAAATTGTGGCAATTGGGGGCGGTACCGGTCTTTCTAATTTGCTCAGGGGATTGAAGGATTACAGTGCCAAAATCACTGCTATTGTCACGGTGGCGGATGACGGCGGTTCTTCCGGGCGGCTGCGCCGGGAAATTGGGGTATTGCCGCCCGGAGACATTCGCAATTGTTTGGCGGCTTTGGCAGATGAGGAAAAGTTATTGACTGAGTTATTTCAATATCGCTTTCAAGCAGGTGACGGTTTGATGGGTCACAGTTTTGGGAATTTGTTTTTGACGGCGATGAGCGATATTGCTGGAGATTTGGAACAGGCGATCGCCGCGAGTTCTAAAGTTTTAGCAGTTAGGGGAGAAGTGCTGCCGGCTACTCTGAGCGACGTTTCTTTGTGGGCAGAACTGGCTGACGGCCGGAGGATTGAGGGGGAGTCCAGCATTACAAAAGCTAACGGAAAAATCATCAAAATTGGCTGCACTCCTGCTAATCCTCCGGCGTTGCCCAAGGTGGCCCAAGCACTTCGGGAAGCGGATTTTATGATTATTGGGCCGGGGAGTCTTTATACGAGTGTCATTCCGAATTTGTTGGTGCCGGAAATTGCTGATGCGATCGCCAACAGCGAAGTTCCGCGTATTTATGTGTGCAATATTATGACTCAGCCGGGGGAAACAGACGGATACAGCGTTGCAGACCACATTCGGGCGATCGACCGCGCTTGCGGCAGGCCGCTGTTCGATGCTGTAGTAGTTCAAGGAAAAGTCCCTTCTGCAAAGGCTTTGATCCGCTATTCTCAGGAGAATTCTTATCCGGTTGTGCTCGATCGAGAAGCCGTAACGCAATTGGGGCGGCGAGTTGTCATCGCCAATGTCATGGATGAAGATGAAAATACGGGTTTAATTCGCCACAATTCGCAAAGGCTGGCGGGGATGTTGCTGCGTTGGTACGGCCGCGCGCACAACATTTAA
- a CDS encoding ABC transporter ATP-binding protein, giving the protein MAEPLIELKGVSKSFGQNPILDRVDLRIYRGEALAIIGPSGTGKSTILRIIAGLLAPDAGEVFVQGQRRVGWVDDVADPIGIGMVFQQAALFDSLTVEENVGFLLYQHSKLPRRRIRELVEEKLEMVGLPRIGERYPAQLSGGMRKRVSFARAIMANPDNARDNPEVLLYDEPTAGLDPIASTVIEDLIRNLQAAQGVCSTYAIVTHQDSTIRRTADRIVFLYRGKVQWEGTVSDIASTDNLLIQQFFSGSVTGPIQVIG; this is encoded by the coding sequence ATGGCTGAGCCACTAATCGAACTCAAGGGGGTAAGTAAGTCCTTCGGCCAGAACCCGATCCTCGATCGAGTCGATCTGAGGATTTATCGGGGAGAGGCCCTGGCAATTATTGGCCCTTCCGGGACGGGGAAATCTACGATTCTGCGGATAATTGCGGGTTTGTTGGCCCCGGATGCCGGTGAGGTTTTTGTTCAGGGACAGCGCAGGGTCGGATGGGTGGACGACGTGGCAGATCCGATCGGAATTGGGATGGTGTTTCAGCAAGCGGCTTTGTTTGATTCGCTGACGGTGGAGGAGAATGTCGGTTTTTTACTTTACCAGCATTCTAAGCTGCCGCGCCGCCGCATTCGGGAATTGGTGGAGGAAAAGTTGGAGATGGTGGGTTTGCCGCGAATTGGCGAACGCTATCCGGCGCAGTTGTCTGGGGGAATGAGGAAGCGGGTAAGTTTTGCCCGCGCGATCATGGCGAATCCTGATAATGCTAGAGACAATCCAGAGGTTTTGCTGTACGACGAACCGACGGCGGGTTTAGATCCGATCGCTTCGACGGTAATTGAAGATTTAATCAGAAACTTGCAGGCGGCCCAAGGTGTTTGCAGCACTTATGCGATCGTCACTCACCAAGACAGTACCATCCGCCGCACTGCCGATCGCATCGTATTTCTCTATCGAGGCAAAGTGCAGTGGGAGGGAACTGTCAGCGACATTGCATCGACAGATAATTTGTTAATTCAACAATTTTTTAGCGGCAGTGTTACTGGGCCAATTCAAGTGATTGGATAG
- a CDS encoding Uma2 family endonuclease: MTAVVPTLKTSEIVYPSADGEPVAETYDHLYAILTTLEVLKQYLADRRATVLANQFLYYAQGFPKVRVAPDVMVIFDVEPGGRDNYKIWEEGQVPKVIFEITSPGTKSEDQNNKKDLYEGIEVQEYWLFDPRGEWIPEQLRGYRLGVEGYQLIRDNRSEVLQLRLEVEGKLLGFYREDNGDKLLIPDELASALKAERQRAEAERQRAAELESLLARYREQFGQLPQDNG; encoded by the coding sequence ATGACAGCAGTCGTTCCCACCCTCAAAACTTCTGAAATCGTATACCCTAGCGCTGATGGAGAACCAGTGGCAGAAACTTACGACCATCTTTACGCAATTTTAACTACTTTAGAAGTCTTAAAACAATACCTCGCAGACCGTCGAGCTACTGTTTTAGCAAACCAATTTTTATACTACGCTCAAGGTTTCCCAAAAGTCCGTGTAGCACCAGACGTGATGGTGATTTTTGATGTAGAACCTGGTGGCAGAGATAATTACAAAATATGGGAAGAAGGGCAAGTGCCGAAAGTGATTTTTGAAATTACATCACCAGGTACAAAGTCGGAAGATCAAAATAATAAAAAAGATTTGTACGAGGGGATAGAAGTTCAGGAATATTGGTTGTTTGACCCTAGAGGTGAATGGATTCCCGAACAATTGCGGGGGTACCGACTGGGAGTAGAGGGGTATCAATTAATTAGAGATAATCGCAGCGAAGTATTGCAACTGCGGTTAGAAGTAGAGGGAAAACTCCTTGGGTTTTATCGGGAAGATAATGGAGATAAATTATTGATTCCCGATGAATTGGCTTCAGCTTTAAAAGCGGAACGGCAACGTGCTGAAGCGGAACGGCAACGTGCTGCTGAACTCGAATCTTTGCTAGCGCGGTATCGAGAGCAGTTTGGACAATTGCCACAAGATAATGGCTAA
- a CDS encoding Uma2 family endonuclease: MTQTFSKSAESKTQYTVTWEKLPDDFKLPDDPVENIDQPLLAAALREALDLAGFILASMLIASNFGLCAKVNDKTVVKAPDWVYVPSVLPAEPGEVRRSYTRNAEGEVPAVVMEFLSDTDGSEYSNKPTYPYGKWRFYERILQVPIYVIFEPKSGVLEVYRLSNSGEYELQEPDANQRFWIESMGLFLGVWEGEKSQRTGYWLRWWDENGNLLLWGAERVEQERQRAEEERQRAEEERQRADRLMAYLRSQGIDPDGI, translated from the coding sequence ATGACGCAAACATTCTCGAAATCGGCTGAAAGCAAAACCCAGTATACTGTAACTTGGGAAAAATTGCCAGATGACTTTAAATTACCCGACGATCCCGTGGAAAACATTGACCAACCACTTTTAGCCGCTGCCCTCCGAGAAGCCTTGGATCTCGCAGGATTTATCCTAGCTTCAATGCTAATAGCTTCCAATTTTGGACTCTGTGCCAAAGTTAACGACAAAACAGTAGTAAAAGCACCGGATTGGGTGTACGTTCCCTCGGTATTGCCAGCAGAACCAGGAGAAGTTCGCCGCAGTTATACGCGCAATGCTGAGGGAGAAGTCCCCGCTGTAGTAATGGAATTTTTATCGGATACTGACGGTAGTGAATATTCAAATAAACCGACATATCCTTACGGGAAATGGCGGTTTTATGAGCGGATTTTGCAAGTACCGATTTATGTAATTTTTGAACCTAAATCGGGAGTATTGGAAGTGTACAGACTCTCGAATTCTGGAGAATACGAACTGCAAGAACCGGATGCTAATCAGCGATTCTGGATAGAATCAATGGGTTTATTTCTGGGGGTTTGGGAAGGTGAAAAATCTCAGAGAACGGGTTATTGGTTGCGCTGGTGGGATGAGAATGGCAATTTGCTGCTGTGGGGTGCCGAACGGGTGGAACAGGAACGCCAGCGCGCCGAAGAGGAACGCCAGAGGGCCGAAGAGGAACGCCAGAGGGCCGATCGACTAATGGCATACTTGAGAAGTCAGGGTATCGATCCTGATGGCATTTGA
- a CDS encoding bifunctional alanine racemase/tRNA (adenosine(37)-N6)-threonylcarbamoyltransferase complex ATPase subunit type 1 TsaE has translation MKTLLPDSEATRKFGAALGRSLPPGTVILLQGDLGAGKTTLVQGIAEGLEISDSIESPTFTLINEYFGGQIPLYHLDLYRLEPEEVEALHLESYWDGLERDLGIVAIEWAERLQYKPENYLQISLSYLDNGRQAEVIGNGELLDWQLQG, from the coding sequence ATGAAAACTTTGCTTCCCGATTCTGAGGCTACGCGCAAGTTTGGTGCTGCGTTAGGTCGATCGCTCCCCCCCGGCACTGTAATCTTATTACAAGGAGATTTAGGTGCGGGCAAAACTACCTTGGTTCAAGGTATCGCTGAAGGTTTAGAAATCTCGGACTCGATCGAAAGTCCTACTTTCACGCTGATTAACGAGTATTTTGGAGGACAAATTCCGCTGTATCATCTAGATTTGTATCGACTAGAACCCGAAGAAGTGGAGGCTTTGCACTTAGAAAGTTATTGGGACGGGTTAGAAAGGGATTTGGGAATTGTGGCGATCGAATGGGCGGAAAGATTGCAGTACAAGCCAGAAAATTATTTGCAAATTTCTTTGAGTTATCTAGATAACGGGCGGCAAGCTGAAGTAATTGGTAATGGCGAGTTATTGGATTGGCAATTACAGGGTTAA